The region GTAGTTGAGCGCCCGTTCATTGACATAGCCGATCAAGAGAACGGCTTTGCTATCCACATCCTGTACAGCAACGGGAATCACGGGATGATCAGCCTGTGCAACTTTTCGAAGCTTTTCAAAATCGAGATGCAGTTCTGTGCCTTCTTCAAGTGCATAATTAATAGCCATAACTATTTCCTTTTTTGCGAGATAAGTCACCTTCAAATTTTCTCAATAACCGCGACATAAACACTCCCCGTTTCCGGAATAAATCGCGAAATTTGCCAGCCAGTACCTTCGAGAATAAATGCCATCTCTTTTCGAGATACTTTGAGGTATTCAAACCATGCGCCGATATAGTGTTCATATCGAATGCGAATTTTGAGCTGACACGAGAACTTGCCCCGCTCGCGATTCAATTTGTGATAATCCAGATGAGCTTTTCTCGTCGTGCTGTAAGGATCTGCGGATTCGGCAATAATTCTCGCATCGTAAGATGTCATATTGCGCATCTTTCTCAAAAGCCATCGGGCGCGTTTCAGATTGCCAAAGAGACCGAAATTACTGCCCATCATGAGCATGGTATCAAACTGGCCGAGCCGAGAGGAAATTTGTGTTACACTCAAAACCCTGGCTTTTTT is a window of Gemmatimonadota bacterium DNA encoding:
- a CDS encoding class I SAM-dependent methyltransferase, with protein sequence MAHNDDAYGRMMWDFHRGIPAEEIVEREDGYITAGISSTYFDPHRDWPLHQRESMNYVRGRVLDIGCGPGRHAIYLQEEGFDVLGIDASPLAIKLAKERGLKKARVLSVTQISSRLGQFDTMLMMGSNFGLFGNLKRARWLLRKMRNMTSYDARIIAESADPYSTTRKAHLDYHKLNRERGKFSCQLKIRIRYEHYIGAWFEYLKVSRKEMAFILEGTGWQISRFIPETGSVYVAVIEKI